The genomic DNA TTACAGTGATTTGTTCGACCAGGTAGAGAGGGTTTTCAACATAGCCAGAGGAGGTTTGATCTCCTCCAGTCTGTGCTAATGTCCTTAGGGAAGATCCTGCCGGCTGTGCAGGGagtgtattaatgtgtgtgaatgggtgaatgtggcTTCtagtgtaaagtgctttgtgtGGTTATTAAGACTCGAAAAACACTATataaatgcagtccatttaACATTTGTGTATGAGGAAAGTAGGAACACATTATTTATCCATCCAAAGCAAAAAGTAACTTAAAGCAATAGATTTCCATCAGGCCATCACATTTGGCCAGGGATTTTAATGGAGTTGTGATACGTGTAAACGTTTTCAGATCAGTTTACTTTAGTTTATTGGACAGTGATTGTAACAAGGTGTAAACGTTGAATAATAGTGTTattgtctcttttctttctgagGACCTTTGATTAACCAGGAAACAGATTTTACAGCTCTGCTTATTTTTCTCAGGTACAACCCAATGACATGAACTGACTGACTAGTGGGCTACAGCGGCTGCTGACAGCTGACTCATATTTTTTTGGTTCTAGAGTCACTGGCCAAACGTCAGGGCTCAATGAGCCACCATGACACACTTACCCTTTAGAGTCTACAGTTATATCCCAATTTCATACAGACTCATTATTAATCTTAACAAATTAGACTTACTGGACAAAAAGGATTCAGTTCTTCACGTTCAatcatcaatcacattttatttgtatagcccatattcacaaattataaggtgtgacatcctctgtccttaaaccTGAAAACGGGTAAGGACAAACTATTGAAAACCCTATTAACAGGGGGAAAGGATCATAGAAAAGTCTCcaaggacggacagaagagcaagagatgccacgtgtaatggagaacatcagaaaaacAAGAGTATTTACACAGCAGAATGGAAAGTAAATGAATTGAGGAGTTATGGTCAGTAATAGAAGAGTATCTGGGTAGACATACTGTATATCAAgcagttttgttttaatcataGACCACGGACAGCGGCATCCACaatcaggatccaccaccacaatccttttaaatttatatttggctGCTTTAACAATGGCCCATTCTTTCTAATCCATGTTCCACAGTACAAAACACAGCTTCTCTGATCGATTCATACCACATATAAACGGTACATtcagaaatgtagaaaaatatcTTTTGATTTGAGAGTGAGGCAGACGATGTTGATGCGTCAGTTCTTCTTCTTGGTCTTGGCTGATGCATTCCCAGACTTGGAGGTGGAGTTGTATGTGGGGGACAGCAGCatggtgaggagcagcagcacaggcacCAGCAGGTAAGGAACATAGATGGAGATCAGCAGCCAGCGCTCCTGCACAGTCTGGGGCCCTGGGTGGGGCTTCATAGGGAACTGATAGAAAAGGATGTGGGCTAGGATCGGAACCAGCGTGGTGGCCACGTGTGTGGAATACACGATGGCAGGAGTCCTGATCCACTTACAGCCACCTGAAAAGAAACATATGACTTCAGACACTCGTGGACTACAGCCAGCTCTCCTCAATGTATTACAAATAGTCCTTATATTTAGAATAATGTTCGTTTCTCTAAATTATTTTAAGCCGCTGGAAAATGGAGGAACTATGTATAAACATGGCAATGATTCCTTCCAGATAAAGTAATGTTTCTGTAAAACCCCTTCAATCAAAACTGAAAGTCATCACTTCAATCACACTTAGATGGCTTCATGTCAAATCCACTGTGCTGCGTACAGACTCAATGTCATGACATTTGACAGGAGGAGCATTTTTTACTATCTCAAAGTAGGTggctgagggaggagaaaaaggcCTGTCAGGGGACATTTTTTCTATCTTGATAATATATCAAGATAATAACTTGTTCCCACATGATAAACATTTTGTGCACACAATTTTCTTGTTGGAACAAGTTTTTGTATGTGCAGCAAATGACTACTGCTGATAACAATCACATTTTCTGTACAAGAGCAAAAATAATCTAATTTTATGAAATTCTAAAGTgaaaataagtaataataataattgttaaaGACACACCTGAATTGTAGGTAAATTATATGAATATCTTGTAAGATAAAATGAATCATTTTTCCAGCTTCTGGCTTCTTACCTCTCCCACAGTTCTTTGCAACTGTTGGATAACACCACATTATTTCTACAGGGCTTCTCTCTTATCAGACAAACTACAACTAAAGATACAAAGGTTAATCATCTGTGAGCAAGTTTGATGAACAACTGTCTATGAGTTGTTGAGTTTAACTCACCACTCCCTGTGTTCCAGCACTCAGGAAATGCATGTATTTCGTGCATGTATTTCTAAGTAGCATTTACTAGACATATGAAATAGAAAGTCCAGGCAGATTTCACACAACCTACTGACCTTTTAGGAAAGCATACGCTGCGATGGGAAAGAAAGGAATTTGCAGCAGACTCTCGCAGAAAATGAAGGACTTGAACCAGACCGGAGGATCCAACATCATGGGGTCTTTATATTCCTCTGCATACCAAGTCAGAAGATCTTTGAGCTGCAGGTCGGAAGGTGCCACATAGCAGAAGAGTTACTGACACCACACCGTCCCTGTTTAACGATCAGTCACTGGTAGCACGGGTACATTACATGGTTCTTGGTCTACTTACCTGCTGCGGGTACACATGTCCAGGGAGCAGAGCCTGCAAGTCGATAAATAACGTGATGGGGATGTGAGAGGcaaagtagaagaagaagatgagctCTAACACACGTAGAGACATTGTCCCTGGTTTACGGAACACAAGTGACAgtgaaggtaaacacacagggaAGTTTCAGCAGAACGATGTCGCAAAACCGCGTGTTGGTAGGCTGGATCCTATTGGTTCACAAGGAAGGATGGGGGCGTTTCCAGACGCACCATTCACCAACACAAGGACACTATTGGCTGCTGTCTGGTTGACACTGATCTGCTTTTTAGGTGCGTTCAGAAAGTCCAAAATGTCTCCTCTCCTAACCACTAGTCCTCGAGCCCGGTGGAATG from Limanda limanda chromosome 6, fLimLim1.1, whole genome shotgun sequence includes the following:
- the tmem97 gene encoding sigma intracellular receptor 2, with the protein product MSLRVLELIFFFYFASHIPITLFIDLQALLPGHVYPQQLKDLLTWYAEEYKDPMMLDPPVWFKSFIFCESLLQIPFFPIAAYAFLKGGCKWIRTPAIVYSTHVATTLVPILAHILFYQFPMKPHPGPQTVQERWLLISIYVPYLLVPVLLLLTMLLSPTYNSTSKSGNASAKTKKKN